One genomic window of Anaerofustis stercorihominis DSM 17244 includes the following:
- the kdpB gene encoding potassium-transporting ATPase subunit KdpB, which yields MKNNEYTSALKDKDMVLRAIKDSFIKLSPKIQAKNPVMLLVYISAILTSILFVAALFGIQDAPKGYILGIALILWFTVLFANFAEAIAEGRGKAQADSLRAAKQDVKAYKIPSIDKKEEITEISSAQLQKDDIVIVKAGEQIPADGEVIDGAASVDESAITGESAPVIRESGGDRSAVTGGTTVISDWIVMKVTSEKGESFLDKMIAMVEGASRKKTPNEIALEIFLVALSIIFILVTLALYGYSLFSANQQGVENPTSITSLIALLVCLAPTTIGALLSAIGIAGMSRLNSANVLAMSGRAIEAAGDVDILMLDKTGTITLGNRKADAFIPARGIDIKELADAAQLSSLADETPEGRSIVILAKEKFGLRGRNLEELNMEFVPFTAKTRMSGVNMDGVEIRKGAADTIKQYVEEQGGNFNTEIEEAVNKIANQGGTPLVVAKNDKVLGVIHLKDIIKKGVKEKFADLRKMGIKTIMITGDNPLTAAAIAAEAGVDDFLAEATPEGKLDMIRDFQKKGHLVAMTGDGTNDAPALAQADVAVAMNSGTQAAKEAGNMVDLDSSPTKLIDVVRIGKQLLMTRGSLTTFSIANDIAKYFAIIPALFIGLYPGLQALNIMGLHSANAAVFSAIIYNALVIVALIPLALKGVKYREVSSGKLLSRNLLVYGLGGIITPFIFIKIIDMVIVSLGLV from the coding sequence ATGAAAAATAATGAATATACAAGCGCTTTAAAAGATAAAGATATGGTGCTACGTGCCATAAAAGATTCTTTTATAAAACTTTCTCCGAAAATACAAGCTAAAAATCCGGTAATGCTTCTTGTATACATATCGGCTATACTTACAAGTATTTTGTTTGTAGCTGCTCTGTTTGGCATTCAAGATGCACCAAAGGGATATATCCTTGGAATAGCACTTATCCTTTGGTTCACGGTTTTATTTGCTAACTTTGCGGAAGCTATTGCGGAAGGCAGAGGGAAGGCCCAAGCCGATTCCCTCAGAGCCGCAAAGCAGGATGTAAAAGCATATAAAATTCCGTCAATAGATAAAAAAGAAGAAATAACAGAGATTTCTTCTGCACAACTTCAAAAAGACGATATTGTAATCGTAAAAGCAGGTGAACAAATTCCAGCTGACGGAGAAGTCATAGATGGTGCTGCTTCTGTAGATGAAAGTGCCATAACAGGTGAATCTGCACCGGTTATAAGAGAAAGCGGCGGAGATAGAAGTGCCGTTACAGGCGGTACAACTGTTATATCTGACTGGATAGTAATGAAAGTAACAAGTGAAAAAGGTGAAAGTTTCCTGGATAAAATGATAGCAATGGTTGAGGGTGCTTCAAGAAAGAAGACACCAAATGAAATTGCTCTTGAAATATTTTTGGTAGCCTTATCAATCATATTTATATTGGTAACACTTGCTTTATATGGCTATTCTTTATTCTCAGCAAATCAGCAAGGTGTTGAAAACCCAACATCAATAACATCACTTATTGCGTTATTGGTTTGTTTGGCTCCAACTACTATTGGTGCACTTCTTTCTGCAATAGGTATTGCGGGAATGAGCAGACTTAATAGTGCAAATGTGCTTGCAATGAGCGGAAGAGCAATTGAAGCGGCAGGTGATGTGGATATATTGATGCTTGATAAGACAGGAACTATTACTTTAGGAAACAGGAAAGCAGATGCTTTTATACCTGCCAGGGGAATAGATATAAAAGAACTTGCAGATGCTGCACAGCTTTCGTCTTTAGCAGATGAAACACCGGAAGGCAGAAGTATTGTAATATTGGCAAAAGAAAAGTTTGGATTAAGAGGCAGAAATCTTGAAGAATTAAATATGGAATTCGTTCCTTTTACAGCTAAAACTCGTATGAGCGGTGTAAATATGGATGGAGTAGAAATCAGAAAAGGTGCTGCTGATACCATCAAACAATATGTGGAAGAACAAGGCGGCAACTTTAATACCGAGATTGAAGAAGCTGTAAATAAAATAGCTAACCAAGGCGGAACGCCGCTTGTTGTAGCTAAAAATGATAAAGTATTGGGTGTTATCCACTTAAAAGATATTATAAAAAAAGGCGTAAAAGAAAAATTCGCCGACCTTAGAAAAATGGGCATTAAGACGATAATGATTACCGGCGATAATCCTCTTACTGCTGCTGCTATTGCTGCGGAAGCAGGTGTGGATGATTTCCTTGCAGAAGCTACCCCTGAAGGTAAACTTGATATGATAAGAGACTTTCAAAAGAAAGGTCATCTTGTTGCTATGACAGGGGACGGTACAAATGATGCTCCCGCACTTGCACAGGCAGATGTTGCGGTAGCAATGAATTCAGGTACTCAGGCTGCAAAAGAAGCAGGTAATATGGTGGATTTGGATTCCTCACCTACAAAATTAATTGATGTAGTAAGGATAGGTAAACAGTTATTAATGACAAGAGGAAGTCTTACAACATTTAGTATAGCAAATGATATTGCAAAATACTTTGCTATAATACCTGCTTTATTCATAGGATTATATCCGGGATTGCAGGCTCTTAATATAATGGGACTTCACAGTGCAAATGCAGCTGTGTTCTCAGCTATTATATATAATGCACTTGTTATTGTAGCTTTGATACCTCTTGCATTAAAGGGTGTTAAATACAGGGAAGTATCTTCCGGAAAACTTCTCAGCAGGAATTTACTTGTTTACGGACTCGGTGGTATTATTACTCCATTTATCTTTATCAAGATAATAGATATGGTCATCGTTTCGTTAGGTTTGGTATAG
- the carA gene encoding glutamine-hydrolyzing carbamoyl-phosphate synthase small subunit, with protein sequence MKGYLQLENGMTFEGELFGKIQEKVIGEVVFNTSMTGYQEILTDPSYYGQIVTMTYPLIGNYGVNFDYEQSDSCKARGFIVKEVCYKPNNFNNEMTLPDYLESEDITALSGIDTRMLTKVLRNEGVMRGMITTHMMPKTKLIEILDEHDNSKSVFTVSTSNTYEIKGKKDAKHIVIYDYGIKTNIINMFKEKGLNLTIVPFDTKAEDVLKINPDAVFLSNGPGDPMDLPMCVEEIKKLIGKLPILGICLGHQLASLALGGTTKKLKFGHRGGNHSVKNLANERVFITSQNHGYVVDKLPKDVEVTYTHVNDGSIEGMRVRDKKIYTVQFHPEACPGPTDNGNVLDEILKVIE encoded by the coding sequence ATGAAAGGATATTTACAGTTAGAAAATGGAATGACCTTTGAAGGTGAGCTTTTTGGTAAGATCCAAGAGAAAGTAATCGGAGAAGTTGTATTTAATACTTCGATGACCGGATACCAAGAGATTTTAACAGACCCGTCTTATTACGGTCAAATTGTTACGATGACTTACCCGCTTATAGGTAACTATGGAGTTAATTTTGATTATGAACAATCGGATAGCTGCAAGGCAAGAGGTTTTATAGTTAAAGAAGTATGTTACAAACCTAATAACTTCAACAATGAAATGACACTTCCGGACTATTTGGAAAGCGAAGACATAACAGCATTAAGCGGGATAGATACGAGAATGCTTACAAAAGTTCTCAGAAACGAGGGTGTTATGAGAGGAATGATAACCACTCATATGATGCCTAAGACCAAGCTTATCGAAATACTGGATGAACACGATAATTCAAAAAGTGTTTTCACGGTTTCTACTTCAAATACATATGAAATCAAAGGAAAAAAAGACGCAAAACATATCGTTATATATGATTATGGTATAAAAACCAATATTATAAATATGTTTAAGGAAAAAGGACTTAATTTAACTATCGTTCCTTTTGACACTAAAGCCGAAGACGTTTTGAAAATAAACCCTGATGCGGTATTTTTATCTAACGGCCCCGGAGACCCTATGGATCTTCCTATGTGTGTTGAAGAAATCAAAAAACTAATAGGTAAACTTCCTATTCTCGGTATTTGCCTGGGACATCAGCTTGCTTCTTTGGCTTTAGGCGGAACAACAAAGAAACTTAAATTCGGTCACAGAGGCGGAAATCACTCTGTTAAAAATTTAGCTAATGAAAGAGTATTCATTACAAGTCAAAATCATGGATATGTGGTTGATAAACTTCCCAAAGATGTTGAAGTGACATATACACATGTAAATGACGGAAGTATCGAAGGAATGAGAGTAAGAGATAAAAAAATATATACTGTTCAGTTCCATCCCGAAGCTTGTCCGGGACCAACTGACAACGGGAATGTATTAGACGAAATTTTAAAGGTAATAGAGTAG
- a CDS encoding dihydroorotate dehydrogenase: protein MDRLKVNFLGKEFSNPLVAASGTFGFGREYSEFFDVSEIGGVCSKGLTLKPQPGNSGNRIWESPSGVINSIGLENPGVRSFLIKDLPYMNKLGTRVIVNYGAHSTEDFLEGIELLNKEELDFIELNISCPNVKEGGMAFCMDNKSAYDITKAVKEKSVHPIIVKLSPNAPSIVEVAKAVESAGADAVSLTNTFLAMAIDINKKKPVFDNVYAGLSGSAIKPIALRMVHQVAKEIEIPILSYGGVSNYMDALEFIMAGSTLVGVGSAIFADPTVMIDIKKDLEEYLIRNNIDNISELIGIV, encoded by the coding sequence ATGGATAGACTGAAAGTAAACTTTTTAGGTAAAGAATTTTCTAATCCATTGGTAGCGGCAAGCGGAACTTTTGGTTTCGGGAGAGAATATTCAGAGTTCTTTGATGTAAGTGAAATAGGAGGAGTGTGTTCTAAAGGACTTACTTTGAAACCTCAGCCGGGAAATTCCGGAAACAGGATTTGGGAATCTCCAAGCGGGGTGATAAACAGTATAGGACTGGAAAATCCCGGAGTAAGAAGCTTTTTAATAAAGGATTTACCTTATATGAATAAGCTTGGAACAAGGGTGATTGTAAATTACGGAGCCCACAGCACAGAGGACTTCTTGGAAGGTATCGAACTTTTAAATAAAGAAGAACTTGATTTTATTGAACTGAATATATCATGTCCAAATGTTAAAGAAGGCGGTATGGCTTTTTGTATGGATAATAAGAGTGCTTATGATATAACAAAAGCGGTAAAAGAAAAATCCGTACATCCAATCATAGTGAAGCTTTCTCCAAACGCTCCGAGTATTGTTGAAGTTGCTAAAGCCGTTGAATCTGCAGGGGCTGACGCTGTAAGTCTTACAAATACTTTTTTGGCTATGGCAATAGATATAAATAAGAAAAAACCTGTCTTTGATAATGTATATGCCGGTCTTTCCGGATCTGCAATAAAACCCATTGCACTCAGAATGGTTCATCAAGTGGCTAAAGAAATAGAAATACCTATTTTGTCTTACGGCGGTGTAAGCAATTATATGGACGCACTAGAATTCATAATGGCGGGTTCGACTCTTGTCGGAGTGGGAAGTGCAATATTTGCAGATCCTACAGTAATGATAGATATAAAAAAAGACTTGGAAGAATATTTAATAAGAAATAATATAGATAATATAAGTGAATTGATTGGGATAGTATAA
- the kdpA gene encoding potassium-transporting ATPase subunit KdpA, producing the protein MSNSILQYVFYLVILVALAIPLGKYISKVMNGEKVFLSKIMLPVENFIYKVLKIKKDEEMGFKKYAISALAFSAFGLIFLFVIQCAQKFLPLNPEGISGMSWDLSFNTAASFVTNTNWQAYSGESQLSYLSQALGLTVQNFTSAATGMAVLYALVRGLMKVKSKGLGNFFVDVTRSILYVLIPLSLVVTIGIASQGVVQTFKGHEEVSLLEPVAVTTEGEIIENAKIQDNKVYVNGEQIKDAEVVTKQIVPLGMAASQVAIKQLGTNGGGYYGVNSAHPLENPTPFSNMLEMLSLLLIPVALCFAFGRDIKNKKQGIAIFMAMFILLVGFMGITAYSEHASTPAFTSNPAVSTSVDGQIGNMEGKETRFGIASSVTWASWTTAASNGSVNSMHDSYTPIGGMIPMLQMQLGEVVFGGVGCGLYGMLGFAILAVFVAGLMVGRTPEFLGKKIEPFEMRMAVLVCLATPIAILIGSFLATILPSTADSLNNAGAHGLSEVIYAFSSAGGNNGSAFAGFNANTPFLNVNLGFVMLFARFVQMTACLAIAGSLAKKKKIAVTAGTLSTSNAMFVFLLVLMVLIVGALSFFPALALGPIAEFFEMII; encoded by the coding sequence ATGAGTAATTCAATTTTGCAATATGTGTTTTATTTGGTAATTTTAGTTGCTTTAGCCATTCCTTTAGGAAAATACATAAGCAAAGTAATGAATGGCGAAAAGGTATTTTTATCAAAAATAATGCTTCCCGTTGAAAATTTTATTTATAAAGTTTTAAAAATCAAAAAAGATGAAGAAATGGGATTTAAAAAATATGCAATAAGTGCATTGGCATTCAGTGCATTTGGATTGATTTTTCTATTTGTAATTCAATGTGCACAAAAATTCTTACCTTTAAATCCTGAAGGTATCAGCGGTATGAGCTGGGATCTATCATTTAATACAGCAGCAAGTTTCGTTACAAATACAAACTGGCAAGCTTATAGCGGCGAATCTCAATTAAGTTATTTGTCACAGGCTTTAGGATTAACGGTACAAAACTTTACATCTGCTGCAACAGGTATGGCTGTTCTATACGCTTTGGTAAGGGGACTAATGAAGGTTAAAAGTAAAGGGCTAGGTAACTTTTTTGTGGATGTTACAAGAAGTATTTTATATGTATTGATCCCACTTTCATTAGTAGTAACGATAGGTATTGCTTCACAAGGTGTTGTACAAACATTTAAAGGACATGAAGAAGTTAGCCTACTTGAACCTGTAGCCGTAACTACCGAAGGTGAAATCATAGAGAATGCAAAAATTCAAGATAATAAAGTTTATGTTAATGGTGAACAGATAAAAGATGCTGAAGTGGTAACAAAACAAATCGTTCCTTTAGGTATGGCAGCGAGTCAGGTTGCAATAAAGCAGCTCGGAACAAACGGCGGTGGATATTATGGAGTTAACTCTGCACACCCACTCGAAAACCCAACGCCTTTCTCTAATATGTTGGAAATGCTTTCCTTATTATTGATTCCTGTTGCATTGTGTTTTGCCTTTGGCAGAGATATTAAAAACAAAAAACAAGGGATTGCTATATTTATGGCAATGTTTATATTATTAGTTGGTTTTATGGGTATAACTGCCTATAGCGAACATGCTTCTACGCCTGCATTTACTTCAAATCCTGCGGTAAGCACATCAGTTGATGGGCAAATCGGTAACATGGAAGGTAAGGAAACGAGGTTCGGTATTGCCTCATCTGTTACATGGGCTAGCTGGACAACAGCGGCATCAAATGGTTCCGTAAACTCTATGCATGACAGCTATACTCCTATAGGAGGAATGATACCAATGCTTCAAATGCAGCTAGGTGAAGTAGTATTTGGCGGTGTAGGATGTGGATTATACGGAATGCTAGGTTTTGCGATTTTAGCGGTATTCGTGGCAGGTCTTATGGTTGGAAGAACCCCCGAATTCTTGGGAAAGAAGATAGAGCCTTTTGAAATGAGGATGGCAGTATTGGTATGTCTGGCTACTCCTATAGCTATACTTATAGGAAGCTTCCTGGCTACTATACTTCCGTCAACGGCTGATAGTTTGAATAATGCGGGAGCTCATGGGCTCAGTGAAGTGATTTATGCTTTCTCTTCTGCGGGCGGTAATAATGGTTCGGCATTTGCAGGATTTAATGCAAATACACCATTCCTAAATGTTAATTTAGGTTTCGTAATGTTATTTGCTCGTTTCGTTCAAATGACAGCGTGTCTTGCCATAGCGGGAAGTCTTGCAAAGAAAAAGAAAATTGCTGTAACCGCAGGAACTCTATCAACATCAAATGCTATGTTTGTATTCTTACTTGTACTAATGGTACTAATAGTAGGGGCATTGAGTTTCTTCCCTGCATTGGCTCTCGGACCGATAGCAGAATTCTTTGAAATGATTATATAG
- a CDS encoding potassium-transporting ATPase subunit C → MKGTIKRSLMFVIITTVLCGLIYTFVMTGICQVLFHDKANGSIIEVNGVKYGSEFMAQQYEDEDHMWGRVMNLNMTTYKDKDGNTLLYSGPSNVTPASGDFEKTIEERVEKIKANHKEMGNTPIPPDLVTNSGSGLDPEISPEAAEYQVKRLAKNNGMNETQVKAIIDKCTKGRFLGIFGEKRVNVLKVNLMLDGILK, encoded by the coding sequence ATGAAAGGTACAATAAAAAGATCTTTAATGTTTGTAATAATCACTACTGTACTTTGCGGACTTATATATACTTTTGTTATGACTGGTATCTGCCAGGTTTTATTTCATGATAAAGCTAACGGAAGTATAATTGAAGTAAACGGAGTGAAATATGGAAGTGAATTTATGGCACAGCAGTATGAAGATGAAGATCATATGTGGGGTCGTGTTATGAACTTAAATATGACCACATATAAAGATAAAGACGGAAATACTCTTCTTTATTCCGGACCTTCAAATGTAACTCCCGCAAGTGGAGATTTTGAAAAAACTATAGAAGAAAGAGTAGAAAAAATAAAAGCAAATCATAAAGAAATGGGAAATACCCCTATTCCGCCTGATTTAGTAACAAATTCGGGAAGTGGTCTAGACCCTGAAATATCTCCGGAAGCAGCAGAATATCAAGTGAAGCGACTTGCTAAAAATAATGGTATGAATGAAACGCAGGTCAAAGCAATAATCGATAAATGTACCAAAGGACGTTTCTTAGGTATATTTGGAGAAAAAAGAGTAAACGTATTAAAAGTTAACTTAATGTTAGATGGAATATTAAAGTAA
- the carB gene encoding carbamoyl-phosphate synthase large subunit has product MPKRDDISKVLVIGSGPIIIGQAAEFDYSGTQACEAIREEGFEVVLINSNPATIMTDKQTADKVYIEPITLESVVKIIEKERPDAIIGGMGGQTALNMTMELHNKGILDKYGIKVIGTSVEGIMKGEDRDEFRKLMQEIGQPIIESRIVNTLEDAKKAALDIGYPVVVRPAYTLGGTGGGIVNNEDELLKIAESGLSLSMTTQILIEKSIKNWKEIEYEVMRDSNGTCITICNMENIDPVGIHTGDSIVVAPTQTLSDKECQMLRSASLDIIEAVGIEGGCNVQFALHPDSMEYAIIEINPRVSRSSALASKAVGYPIAKVSAKIALGYHLEEIRNAVTKETFACFEPAIDYVVIKVPKWPFDKFLSAKRDLGTKMMATGEVMSIGRTFEEAFLKAIRSLEIKKHTLVHNKVNDIPIKELRHKVFKADDERIFVLAQMLRLKYSVTQVSKITGIDLFFVNKINEIVKREEHLKTLTLETLTKAELLDLKKKGFSDKGISFLMGVREKDIYEMRQMWNINPVYKMVDTCAGEFEAYTPYYYSTYDTEDEVVVSDKKKVMVIGSGPIRIGQGIEFDYSSVHCVYALKQMGIETIVVNNNPETVSTDFDTSDKLYFEPLTDEDVLNIYNKEKPDGVILQFGGQTAIKLAEMCVRENIPILGTSPDSIDKAEDRERFEAMLSKLGVKQPKGKGVFTVEEGKEIAQKIGYPVLVRPSYVLGGRGMMICHDEESLIKYLTNAIKEDGKNPVLIDKYLFGLEVEVDAVCDGVDVFVPGIMEHLDRAGVHSGDSATLYPTRHVSDKIKETLYDYTRKIALELNVKGMINIQFIVFKDELYVIEVNPRSSRTVPYITKITNVPILEMAVRSMFGPCIKEMGYGSYIQPDSENYGVKVPVFSTEKLPNVEVSLGPEMRSTGEVLGVSKNYLEALYKGFLAAGFDLSKRKRKLLISLNDDSKEEFLPSLKKMSDIGYEFFATENTKNYMEGHGIKNVTEVYKIGHEGEHKDLGILDVIKNHKIDLIINTPGSSSDSETDGFKIRRCAVECGVSVVTSIDSAIALATLFSEDLNFSDFDVTDVANY; this is encoded by the coding sequence ATGCCAAAAAGAGACGATATAAGTAAAGTATTGGTTATAGGTTCAGGTCCGATCATCATCGGACAAGCTGCCGAGTTTGATTATTCGGGAACACAAGCCTGTGAAGCCATAAGAGAAGAAGGATTCGAAGTTGTTCTTATAAATTCCAACCCTGCTACTATTATGACAGACAAACAAACTGCGGATAAAGTATACATAGAACCTATTACTTTGGAATCGGTTGTAAAAATTATTGAAAAAGAACGTCCAGATGCAATTATCGGCGGTATGGGCGGACAGACAGCTCTTAACATGACTATGGAGCTTCATAATAAAGGTATCCTTGATAAATACGGAATAAAAGTTATCGGAACAAGTGTTGAAGGTATCATGAAAGGTGAAGACAGAGATGAGTTTAGAAAACTTATGCAGGAAATCGGTCAGCCTATCATCGAAAGCAGGATTGTAAATACTCTTGAAGATGCTAAAAAAGCCGCTCTTGATATCGGATATCCCGTTGTTGTAAGACCTGCGTATACACTCGGAGGTACCGGAGGCGGTATCGTAAATAACGAAGATGAGTTATTGAAGATTGCGGAAAGCGGACTTTCTCTTTCTATGACTACTCAAATCCTTATTGAAAAGAGTATTAAAAACTGGAAAGAAATAGAATACGAAGTAATGAGAGACTCTAACGGTACCTGTATTACTATCTGTAATATGGAAAATATAGACCCTGTCGGTATCCATACCGGGGATAGTATAGTTGTCGCTCCTACTCAAACTCTTTCGGATAAAGAATGTCAAATGCTCCGTTCCGCTTCTCTTGATATAATCGAAGCGGTAGGTATCGAAGGCGGATGTAATGTTCAGTTTGCACTTCATCCTGACAGTATGGAATATGCGATTATAGAAATAAATCCGAGAGTATCACGTTCTTCTGCGCTAGCCTCAAAAGCCGTAGGTTATCCTATAGCTAAAGTATCTGCAAAGATCGCACTCGGCTATCATTTGGAAGAAATCAGAAATGCAGTTACAAAAGAAACCTTTGCATGCTTCGAACCTGCAATTGATTATGTAGTTATCAAAGTTCCAAAATGGCCATTCGATAAATTCCTAAGTGCAAAAAGAGACCTTGGAACGAAGATGATGGCTACCGGAGAAGTAATGTCAATAGGCAGGACTTTTGAAGAAGCGTTTTTAAAGGCTATCAGATCTCTTGAAATCAAAAAGCATACTTTAGTTCATAATAAAGTAAATGATATTCCGATAAAAGAATTAAGACATAAAGTATTTAAAGCAGATGATGAAAGAATATTTGTATTGGCTCAAATGCTCAGACTTAAATATTCGGTTACTCAAGTAAGTAAGATAACGGGTATTGACTTATTCTTTGTAAATAAAATAAATGAAATAGTAAAAAGAGAAGAACACTTAAAGACTTTAACTTTGGAAACTTTAACAAAAGCAGAATTGCTTGACCTTAAGAAAAAAGGATTTTCCGATAAAGGTATCAGTTTCTTAATGGGCGTCAGAGAAAAAGATATATATGAAATGAGACAAATGTGGAATATCAACCCTGTTTATAAGATGGTTGATACATGTGCGGGCGAATTTGAAGCTTATACTCCATATTATTATTCAACATATGATACCGAAGATGAGGTAGTGGTAAGTGATAAGAAGAAAGTAATGGTTATCGGTTCCGGACCTATTAGGATAGGTCAGGGTATAGAATTCGACTACAGTTCCGTTCACTGCGTTTATGCACTAAAGCAAATGGGTATAGAAACTATCGTTGTTAATAATAACCCCGAAACCGTAAGTACCGATTTTGATACTTCCGATAAACTTTATTTTGAACCTTTAACAGATGAAGACGTACTTAATATTTACAATAAAGAAAAACCTGACGGTGTAATTCTTCAGTTCGGCGGACAGACTGCGATAAAGCTTGCGGAAATGTGTGTAAGAGAAAATATTCCTATTTTAGGTACATCTCCGGATAGTATCGATAAAGCGGAAGACAGGGAAAGATTTGAAGCTATGCTTTCAAAGTTAGGTGTAAAACAGCCTAAAGGAAAAGGTGTATTCACAGTTGAAGAAGGTAAAGAAATAGCTCAAAAAATAGGATATCCCGTACTTGTAAGACCTTCATATGTTCTAGGCGGCAGAGGTATGATGATTTGTCATGATGAAGAAAGTCTTATCAAATACCTTACTAATGCGATAAAAGAAGACGGTAAAAATCCTGTCCTAATTGATAAATACTTATTCGGACTTGAAGTTGAAGTAGATGCGGTTTGTGACGGTGTAGATGTATTTGTTCCGGGTATAATGGAACATCTTGACAGAGCAGGTGTCCATTCGGGAGACAGTGCGACACTATATCCTACAAGACACGTAAGTGATAAAATCAAAGAAACATTATATGATTATACGAGAAAAATAGCTCTTGAACTTAATGTAAAGGGAATGATAAATATTCAATTTATCGTATTTAAAGATGAACTTTATGTGATCGAAGTTAACCCTCGTTCAAGCAGGACCGTACCTTATATTACAAAAATCACTAATGTTCCTATTTTGGAAATGGCTGTTAGGTCAATGTTCGGACCTTGTATTAAAGAAATGGGATACGGAAGTTACATTCAGCCGGACAGCGAAAATTATGGCGTAAAAGTTCCGGTATTCTCTACGGAAAAACTTCCTAACGTTGAAGTAAGCCTCGGACCTGAAATGCGTTCTACGGGAGAAGTCCTCGGTGTAAGCAAAAATTATTTGGAAGCTTTATATAAAGGGTTCTTAGCTGCCGGATTTGACTTGAGTAAGAGAAAGAGAAAACTTCTTATTTCATTAAATGATGACAGCAAAGAGGAATTCCTTCCTTCTCTTAAAAAGATGTCTGATATCGGATATGAATTCTTTGCCACAGAAAATACAAAGAACTATATGGAAGGACATGGAATTAAAAATGTTACCGAAGTATATAAAATAGGACATGAAGGAGAACATAAGGATTTAGGTATCTTAGATGTTATTAAAAATCATAAGATCGATTTGATTATAAATACTCCGGGAAGTTCCTCGGATTCGGAAACAGACGGATTTAAGATAAGAAGATGTGCCGTTGAATGCGGAGTAAGTGTAGTGACTTCAATCGACAGTGCCATTGCACTGGCTACGTTATTCAGTGAAGATTTAAATTTCAGTGATTTTGATGTAACCGATGTTGCAAACTATTAG
- the pyrE gene encoding orotate phosphoribosyltransferase — translation MSEQRVKEILKETEAFLEGHFLLSSGRHSNQYVQCAKLLRFPDKAAEVLKEVTEQVKDLGITKICGPAMGGVIVSYELGRQLGIESIFTERKDGKMELRRGFSVGKGDKVLISEDVITTGKSTLETVKVLEDMGAEVVGVCSIVNRTSDDLNFPLPIYSAIRLNIVSYDGEDCPLCKEGKIELVKPGSRDFKKSK, via the coding sequence ATGAGTGAACAAAGAGTAAAAGAGATTTTAAAAGAAACGGAAGCATTTCTAGAAGGTCATTTCCTTCTTTCATCGGGAAGACATTCAAATCAGTATGTACAATGTGCTAAATTATTAAGATTTCCTGATAAGGCAGCGGAAGTTTTAAAAGAAGTAACTGAACAAGTAAAAGATCTCGGTATAACAAAGATATGCGGGCCGGCTATGGGAGGCGTTATCGTCTCTTATGAGCTTGGCAGACAGCTTGGTATAGAAAGTATATTTACCGAAAGAAAAGACGGTAAAATGGAACTTAGAAGAGGTTTTAGTGTAGGTAAAGGTGATAAGGTACTCATAAGCGAAGATGTTATCACTACCGGGAAAAGCACTTTGGAAACCGTTAAAGTACTTGAAGATATGGGCGCGGAAGTTGTTGGTGTTTGTTCTATAGTAAACAGAACAAGTGATGATTTGAATTTCCCACTTCCTATATACTCTGCTATAAGACTAAACATAGTTTCTTATGACGGTGAAGATTGTCCTTTATGTAAAGAAGGAAAAATCGAACTTGTAAAACCGGGCAGCAGAGATTTTAAAAAATCTAAATAA